The DNA window CATTGCCACCGCCGAAGCTGGCGATGACGAGATGGCAGAACGCATCGCCCGCCATCGGTCGGAACGCGGGCCGTGCTGGCAGGCCATGGAAGCCCCCATTGCCCTTGGCGATGCCATCGTCGACGCAGCGCGGCATGCCGATGCAGTGCTGGTCGACTGCCTGACATTGTGGCTTTCCAATATCATGCTGGGCAATCATGATCTGACCATAGCGAAAAGCGCGCTTATCCGCGCGATCGGCAATATATCGGTCCCGCTGGTTCTGATCGCGAACGAAGTGGGACTGGGGATCGTGCCGGACAACGCGCTGGCCCGCCGGTTCCGCGATGAGGCCGGGCGGCTCCATCAGGATATCGCTGCGGTCGTGGAGGAAGTCGTCCTTGTGGCAGCCGGGCTGCCGCTACGGTTGAAGGGGTAGGTGGTTGGAGATGTCGATCGCGGTGGAGCAGGCTTGTTACGGCCGCATCAGCGCTTCGACTGCGGCCTTGTCGATGACCGATAAAACTTCTGCGATCTTGCCTGCCCGCAACGTGTAGAAAGCATGTTCGTAGAAGACCACGCGCCGCCCATTGACTGGAACACCCATGAATTGTCCGATGGGCGTGCAGTCGAACCGAAGGCGTGAGGCGACGTGACTTTCATCCGCTACGACGAGATCGGCGTTGAAATACAGGTCCGGAATGTCTCGAAAATTCCCCTCAAGCATGGCCCGGTAGCCATCCACCCCAAGCATGCGCCCG is part of the Sphingobium amiense genome and encodes:
- a CDS encoding ester cyclase, with protein sequence MAGVIAQAGFGSFVLAVTDAKPLQVHREHWQQEDPTMNESSQQTATASMYARYIACLNRRAWSELGEFVAADVVHNGRMLGVDGYRAMLEGNFRDIPDLYFNADLVVADESHVASRLRFDCTPIGQFMGVPVNGRRVVFYEHAFYTLRAGKIAEVLSVIDKAAVEALMRP
- the cobU gene encoding bifunctional adenosylcobinamide kinase/adenosylcobinamide-phosphate guanylyltransferase, giving the protein MKRLLVLGGARSGKSRYAQAQCEAVGRRLVYIATAEAGDDEMAERIARHRSERGPCWQAMEAPIALGDAIVDAARHADAVLVDCLTLWLSNIMLGNHDLTIAKSALIRAIGNISVPLVLIANEVGLGIVPDNALARRFRDEAGRLHQDIAAVVEEVVLVAAGLPLRLKG